ACGGAGCCCTGCCGGGTGGGACGGCGCCTGCGCCGCGTCGCCTCGGGCACCACCTGTTTCGGCATCGCGTTCCTCCTCGGTTCCCGGTCGGCCGCCCGGTTCCCCGCCGACGGCGCGCCGGGGGTCTTATGCCAACACAGTTGACCTTAACCGCCGCCGTCCCGTTGCATCGGGGCACCCAGGCAGGCACCCGCCCGCCGGGACGAAAGGTGTGCGACATGCGTGTACTGCTCGTGGGCGCGGGTGGCGTCGGAACCGCCGTCACCCGGATCGCGGCCCGCCGGGACTTCCTGACCCACATGACCGTGGCCGACTACGACCTCTCCCGCGCCGAGGCGGCCGTCACCGCGCTGGGGGAGCACGGGGGCCGCTTCGGCGCACGGCGCCTGGACGCCTCCGACGAGGAAGCGGTGCGCCGGGCACTCGTCGAGGAGCGGTGCGACGTGCTGCTCAACGCCACCGATCCGCGATTCGTCATGCCGCTGTTCCGGGCCGCCCTCGCGGCGGGCACGCACTACCTGGACATGGCGATGTCCCTGTCCTCGCCGCACGGCACCCACCCTTACGAGCACTGCGGTGTGAAGCTCGGCGACGGGCAGTTCGAGCTGGCCGGCGAGTGGGAGGAGTCGGGGCGGCTGGCTCTGGTCGGCATGGGTGTGGAGCCGGGCCTGTCGGACGTCTTCGCGCGGTACGCGGCCGACGAACTCTTCGACGAGATCGAGGAGATCGGCATCCGGGACGGCGCCGACCTGACCGTGGAGGGCTACGACTTCGCCCCGTCCTTCAGCATCTGGACCACCATCGAGGAATGCCTCAACCCGCCGGTGGTCTACGAGAAGGAGCGCGGCTGGTTCACCACCGCGCCGTTCAGCGAGCCGGAGGTCTTCGACTTCCCCGAGGGGATCGGCCCGGTGGAGTGCGTCAACGTGGAACACGAGGAGGTGCTGCTGATCCCCCGCTGGGTCGACGCGCGGCGGGTGACGTTCAAGTACGGCCTCGGCGACGACTTCATCGCCAAGCTCAAGGTCCTCCACGAGCTGGGCCTGGACTCCACCACCGAGGTCACGGTCCCCGGCCGGGGCGGCGGGCCGGTCCAGGTCTCGCCCCGTGACGTGGTCGCCGCCTGTCTGCCCGACCCGGCCACACTCGGCGACCGGATGACCGGCAAGACCTGCGCGGGCACCTGGGTCAAGGGCGTCAAGGACGGTGCGGCGCGCGAGGTGTACCTCTACCACGTGGTCGACAACCAGTGGTCGATGCGCGAGTACGGCTCCCAGGCCGTGGTCTGGCAGACCGCCATCAACCCGGTCGTCGCCCTCGAACTGATCGCCGGCGGCGTGTGGACCGGCAGCGGGGTCCTCGGCCCCGAGGCCCTGCCGCCCCGCCCGTTCCTGGATCTCCTCACCGCCTACGGCTCCCCGTGGGGCCTGCGCGAGGAGAACTGATCCGTTGTCAGTGGCGGCCCGTACTGTCCTGTGACACGGACGATCCGCCGGGTACCTCGGTCACGCGCGGCGTCTTCGAACGACTGTGAGGAACCGCGATGGACCCTGTACGCGCCGACTTCGGTGTCCGGCCCGCCGTCCTGTCGAACGCCCTCGTTCGTCACCACCGCTGCGCGATCGCCCCGTCGTACGTCGTGGTGGCGGCCGGAGGCTTCCTCAAGGTCGACTTCGCGGTGCCGGACGGCGACGCGCCCGCCGAGGCCGTGCTGCGCGTGTCGGTGCTGGGCGCCGCCGCTCCGACGGATCTCACGCTGAACGGCGAGCCGCTGGTCAAGAGCTTCCGCCTGCCCGCCGGTGAAGTGGCCGGGGCTGTACGGGAGTACGCCTTCACCGTGCCCGGAGCGGCGCTGCGGCCGGGAGCCAATGTCCTGGAGATACGCAACACCGACGAGGACGACGACGGCGTGCTCCGGCTCGGGACCGTCACCCTGGGATCCGCCGACAGCGACGGCCGGGCGGGGCACCGTTCCGGGGACAGGTCCGGGGAAGGGGGCGGGGCGGGTGAGCGGTCGGCGTGGACGTTCGCCACCGAGCGCCGCTCACCGGGTGCCGACGCCTGGCGGGCGGGGCCGGATCTGGTGTTCCACCTCGACCGGAGCGAGAGCCGGCTCGGTGCGGACGGGCGCGAACCCGTCAGCGGACTGGCATGGCGCGAGACCACCGGAGCGGAGGCGTCCCTCGCATTTCGCTCCGACATGTCAGGGTTTCACGGGCACTTCCGAAGCGCCGACGGCTCGGTCGGCGAGCTGCGCGGCACCCTCGCCGGACAACTGCCTCCCGCCGGGAGCGCGGGTGGTGTCGGTGGAATGCGTGCCGACGTACGTCATTTCACCACCGAGGAGGCGCACGACTCCGTGTGGGCTCCGGCAGGGCGGCTGCGGCTGGCGCTCGACAGCGGCGGTGACCCGGTCGAACGGGTGACGTGGAGCGACCGCCGGGGTGGCACCACCTCGCTCTCCCTGCTCGCCGCCGGGCCGGGGCCCGGCCCGGCGGCGGGAGAGGGGCGCGACATCACCCACCGGGTCTCCCGGGTGTGGGCCAGCGACGAGTTCACGATGTTCGGCGAGGTCGCGGACAACCTGCTGAGGGACGGCGACAAGTGGCTCGCCCACGAGCGGACCCCCGATCTGCACTTCACCTTCGACGGGCCCGTCACCGTCACCGGCTACCGCCTCACCTCCGGCAACGACTGCCCCGACCGCGATCCGTCCGGCTGGGTGCTGGAAGGTTCCTCCGACGGCCGGGAGTGGACACGGCTGGACGTCCGGGAGAGGGAGGTCTTCCCCGGGCGCCACCGGACCGAGGAGTTCGGGCTGACCGAGCCGTCGGCCCGCTCCCACTACCGCCTGCGGATCACCGCCAACGGTGGCGCGGACGAGACCCAGTTGTCCCGGGTGAGTTTCCTCGACGGCGGTGACACGTCCCCGGACCCCGACGCCTGCGCCTTCGACTTCGTCGGCCACCGGCAGGACCCCGGCGGAGAGCCGGTGGGCTACCGGGGGACGAGGATCCCCGCTCCCGTGTCCGGGGCGGAGGAGACCGGCGACGGTGAGGAGGAAGGGCGGCTGCTCGCCGGGAACTTCTCGGACACCGCGCGAAGCCTCCAGGACGCGGCGCGGCTGCTGACGCAACTGACCCGGTATCTGCGCCACTGACCGGAGGCCCACGGGCCGCGCCCCTCCACCTCCGCTCGCTCCCTCCGTCGCCCCGCCGCCCCGCCGCCCCCGGCACTCACGACCGCGACGGGGGCGGGGAGGGGAGTGGTGCGGCCGTCAGCAGCGTCCGGCCGTGCCGGTGGACCAGATGGGGGTCTGCCAGTCGCGGTACATGACCAGGTTGCTGTCGTCCTGGAGGCGCATGTACGCGACACCGCGCTGGGCGGTTCCGGAGGACCAGACGCGGATGCCCGTGCTGGTGTAGACGGACAGGTCGCCGTTACCGCCGAAGACGGCGTAGGCACCGGGGTTGCCGTCGGTCGCGGTGTCCCAGAGGTACTTGCCGGCGGGAGTCCCGCAGTACAGCACGAGGTTGCCGTCGCCCTGCATGACGAGGTGGCCGTCGGCGCTCCAGAAGGATTCCCCGGAGTTGATCCTCTGTGAGAGCTGGAAGTAGACATGGGCCGCGCTGGCCGACGTGGTCATCGGGATCGTGAGACCGACGACGGCCGCCGCGACCGCGAGCAGCCGCCCGGCTCTCCTGCGAATGGACATTCCCTCACCTCTCGGAGTGGTTGACGCGCTCTGTCGACGAGCACGAGGACCACTTCAGGCTGCCAAGGGCCGAACGCGGCTGCCATCCCAGAAAGTTGGGGTTGTCCGCCGGTCAGATCACCGGCGGCCCCGCCTCGACGCGCCGCAGCACCGGATCCAGTCGGTCCAGGTCGGGGCCGGTCTGGAGCTGGCGTTCGTCCCACCAGGTGGCGCCCGCGTCACGCAGGGGGCCGATGATGTCCCGGGCCCGGGACACGTCCGGGGGTGTGACGCCGCCGACGACGAACTCGAACGGGTGCGGGCCCTCGGTCGGGCGGTGCTCACGTACGTACACGACGAGTTCCCGTACCTCGGTCACGTCGGGCACCTGACCGTGCCGCGCCGTCTCGAAGAGCGGGGCCGCGCCGTCCCAGCGGGCCGCCCGCCGCATGGGCGGGCGGCGCGGCCAGAACCCGCCGATCCACACGGGCGGGCGGGGCCGCTGCGCGCTCGCGGGCAGCAGGGTCACGTCGCGGACCTCGTAGTGGCGGCCCCGGTGGTCCACCGGCCCACCGGTCCAGAACCGCGCCAGCAGGTCCAGTCCCTCGTCCAGCCGCTCGGCGAGGAGACGCGGCTCGGTGCTGTCGCCGAAGCTGCCGTACTCGTCCTCGACGGGACCGCCCAGCCCGGCGCCGAAGACCGCCCGGCCGCCGCTGAGATGGTCCAGGGTGGCGACCTGCCGGGCGAGTTGTTGCGGGAGGTAGCGCGGAACGGGTGTGAGGAGGGTGCCCAGCCGGATCCGGGAGGTCGACAACGCCGCCGCGGTCAGCAGCATCCAGGGGTCAGCGAAGGGCCGGCCCTGGTGGTACCGGTGCACGACGTGGTCCCAGACGAACAGCCCGTCCCAGCCGGCCTGTTCGGCGGCGACGGCCACGGTCCGCACGTTGCGGGGGTCGGCGAAGTCGCCGAAGTTGGGGATGTTGATCGAGAAGCGCATCCCGACAGCATGGTCGCCCGCCGACGACCGGGGCAATCGAACGCCGGGGCCCGGCCCCGCCGTTCGACAGACCTGACCGGCCCCGCCCGCCGACGGCCCCCGCCCCGCCGTTCGACGGACCTGACCCGGTCGCGGGACCCGACGGCCCCCACGGACCCGTGCGAGGCGCGGCTCCTCCAGGACGTACTACCCGGGGGCCGAGGCTTCGCCGGCCGTCTCCGTGAGGGTGGTCACCGCGGGCTCCCCCTTGCGCCAGGTGACCGTCACCTTCAGCGTGGCCTTGCCCTCGGCGGCGGTCACCACACTCACCAACTGGCCGCTCTTGACGGCGATCTCAATGCCGAATTCGAGGGTCACCTCGTCCGGGGCCGCTTGCCGCAGTCCGAGGCTGACGCTCTCGGTGACCGCCTCCAGCGTCTTCGGGAGATCACCGAGACTCCGGGACAGACGGTCGCCGGCACCGGTGTCCCGGGGGCGTCGCTCCTCGTCGTTGACCTTCACCCATACGGGGGTTCCGTCCGGCATGACTGCCTGAACCGCGTCGGACACGCGTCGCCTCCTGGTGGCTTGTCGACTCTCTTGGGAAGGATGCCCGATTCCGGGGACGCGGGGAGGCCGGTCACTTAAAATCGCCGTCACATCACGGAGGGAGCACGGGTCATGAACGACCAACAGGCCAAGGTGTCGCCGGAGAAGGTCTTCCTCTCCGACGTGGAGATCCACCGGCAGTCCCCCATCGCGAGGGCCGAGGACTTACGGGCGCGCGTGCTCTTTCACGTACTGCTGTCCGACACCCTGCTCATCGGTGACTCGCAGTCGCTCAACACCCCCCTCTTCCGTGCGCTGGTGTCCGCCTCCGAGGCGGACGGCCACACCGTACGGTCCGACCTCGCGCCGCTCCTGGACAGCGGCCGGATCCGGGTCGCCTGCCGGGACGGACAGCCGCTGACAACCGTGCGGGACGCCCAGGAGCAGCGGCAGGTCGAGCATGTGCCCGGTCCCGCCTACGCGGAGCTGATGGACGGACTGACGCGAACGCACGCCGTCTCCTACAGCCTCGACACCGTGTCGGCCGCCTTCAAGTCGGGCGCGATCCGGCTGCTGGAGGAACAGACGCGGAACTCCGGCGGAGAGACCCGTGAGACGTTCGACGCCGCGCTCGCGTTCATGAGGGAGTCGGAGCCTCTCTACTTCAAGGGCCTCAGAGTCTGGGAGGAGTCCTACCGGAGCAGGTCGTCGGGGAGCGCGGAGATCGTGCTGGCTCTCGCCGCCGTGGACCGGGCGGCGGGCGAGTCGTACCGCCAGGCACTCCCCCATGTGCTGGGAGCCGGGACCGCGGCCCCGCGCAGCCTCAACGTCCCCCTCGCCGAGAACGACATCGTCCTGGGCGGCGCCACGCTGCCCGCCGGCCTCCTCGACAGTTTCCTCCTCGGCAGGCTGCCCGTGGAGGTGTTGCTGGAGGCCACCGAACAGCAGTCCCGCGGCGTCCTCGTGAGCCAGTTGGGCCTCCTGCGCCGGGGCGGGGCTCCTGACGTCCCTCTCCTGACGGAAGCCGCGACCGAGTTCAGCGCGTGGATGCAGGAGACGTTCGTCCGTACGTTCCGGGACAGCGACGCACGCGCGCGGGCGGTTCTCGACGGCAACCGCAACCTGATGCGTTTCGGTATCTCCCAGAACTCGCTGACCGGCGCGCTCGGCGCCGGACTCGACGTGCCGGCGACGGACGACGACGGGGACCGTCTCAGTCTGCGGGTCGTCGACCGCAGTGTGCCGGCCGCCGACGGAGCGGCCGACATCGGGGAACTCGACCTGCACAAGTTGCGGCACCGCGTCCTCACGGGTGCGTACGTCGGCTGAGCCGGCGGTCGCTCACCCCACCGGTCCGAGGCCGGGCGCGGAGCTGTCGGCGAGTGCGAGGGCCAGGGCGGCCAGCGTCACCCCACAGGAAACATCACCGTTGCGGAGCCACTTCGCCATCTCCGTGCGCGACACCCAGACGGGCCGGGTCACCGACTCCATGCCCTCCGGCTCGGCGACCGCGGGTGCGTCCGCCGGGCCTGCGGGGTGGATCTCGGCGGCGAAGACGTGTACGGCCGACTCGATCAGACCGGTCTCGGCGTGGATGACCCCCAGTGAACGCAGGTCGGACGGCGCGCAGTCGAAGCCGGTCTCCTCCCGGAGCTCCCGTACGGCCGCGACCGCCGGGTCCTCGCCGGCCTCGCATCCGCCCCGGGGGAACTCCAGGGAGACCTGACCGATCGGGTAGCGGTACGTGGGAACGAAGGCGAAGCCGCCCCGGCGCACGGGGACGATCACCACTCCACCGTGCGACCACCGCCAGCGCAGGTAACGGCCGCGCTCGCCCGACGGTGCGACCACCTCGTCGTTGAACAGCGTGCCGAACCGGTTGCCGAAGACCTCCACCGCCCGTTGCCGTCGGATGGGCGGGGGGTCGGCGTATCCAGGTGACTCACCCTCCACGGGTGGCTCGCTTCCCCTCGGTGACTCGCTCTCCATCGACGCTGGTCCTCTCAGCTCGCGCGGTCGTCCAGTTCCGCTCTCATCTGCGCCCATGATGAGCGTTCGTGCGCGAAGTCGTCGAATTCCGTGCTGAATTGAAGCAGCACATCGAGCACCTCCCGCTGCTGGACACGCAGGTGGGGTGTCTGCCGCACGGGCAGCGCCGCGCGTTCCGTCGCCGCGCGGCTCAGGGCCCGGTAGGCCTCGCCGAATCGCCCGGCGCGGATCAGGCCGACGCCGTGACGCTGCAAGGTGTCGGGAAGGCCGGCGAGGTAGCGGCCGGGGCGGAGACCGACCAGTGCCTCCAGGTGCTCCACGGCCTGTGCGCTGGAGTCGAGCGCCTCCTCCGTCAAGCCCGTGCGGTGACGGCACGCGGACAGTACCCCCAGGCAGGAGAGATACACGTCGTGGTCCAGGGCTCCTTGCGGAACCTGGCCGCAGAGGACGACGGCTTCGGCGGCGTCCCGGGCCGCGCCGTTGACCTGGTCGTCTCCGAGCCGCAGCAGGGCGAGCAGGCCCAGTGCGCCCGCCGTGTCCATGAGGGAGCGATGCCGTACGGCGGGGTCGCTCTCGACGGCCTGCCGGTACAGGGCGACCGCCTCCACACTCAGGCCCAACGCCGACTCGGTGTCGCCGGACCGGTGCTTCAGCAGACTCAGGTTGTGCAGCGCCGCGGCGTAGTGGGACTGGTACCGCGCGGACCGGCGGACCAGGTCACGGCTGAGCACGACCGCCTCGTCCGCGGCCGGCAGGGCGTCGTCCCGTCGTCCGCTCTCCTCCAGCCGCAGGCTGTACCCGCGCAGGCGCCGCAACCGGACGAGCCGGTCGTCGTCGCCGCTCCCCGCGTCGGGGATCCGGAGCAGCCGCCCGAGCACCAGCGCCGAGAGCGACGACAGGCCGGACGGGTAGCCGGGAAGGCGCGGTTCGACCAGGAGGAGCAGATCGGTGTCACATTCCTGGAGAACCGGCTCCAGCAGGTCCGCCAGGGGCTCGGCGTGCGGCACGCGCGCGCCGACGGTCACCAGGGCGGGCACCAGAGCTCGGGGATCGCCCTTCACCAGCCGGGCGAGCGCCCGGTCGAGAACCGCGTGCGCCGGATGGTCCGCGACCCGGCCCACGGTCGTGCAGCCCCGGGCGCGGGCCAGCACGTCGAGGGTGTCCAGCACGGCCCTGGTCCGCGTCTGCTCGTCCCGGAGGGGGGAGGCGTCCAGAACCGCCCCGAGATAGCCGACGTTGTCGCCCGAGCTCTGCGGTTCGGCCAGCACCCGTCGCACCAGGATCTCCCCCAGCCGGTCGGGTTCGAGGGGCGCGACGTGGTCGGCCTCCTCCGCCGGGTAGAGGGTGCGCAAGCATGCCTGCACGGCGATCGCGTTGACGGGCGGCTGATCGGGGAACGCCCTGCCGCGCACGGATGTCAGCAGCGCGGTCAGTTCGGGTCGGTCGCGCCGCCGGGCCAGTGTCGGCACGAGCAGCAGACCGTCCGCCACCCGTTCTCCGGTGCTTCCGGCCAGGGCGCCACTCGTTCCGATGCTGTCCGCCAGCACCATGAACCACCCCTTGATCTCGTGCACGACGATGTCCGCCAGGGGGTCGTCGCTCTCCTTCCACTCCTCGCGCCGGCGAAGAGTGAGGACGGCGTCGAGCGCGGACGCCAGCATCGTCAGAATCGAGTCCTGGCGGCCGGCCCCGTCCACGAGTGACGGCGGCATGGGCACCCACGAACAGTCGAGCAGGCGGGCGAACTCTCCGAACGCCTCGGTGACCAGGGTGGCGGGATCGGTGCTCAGTGTGCGGGGCAGGCTCCGTGAACTCGCGCCCCGCAGAGCCCAGTCGTCGATGTGCTTGTTCCGGAACTCCTCTCTCAGGGCACGCCACAGCGGCTCCTCCGACCGGGCGAGCAACAGCACGCGCAAGGTGGCACCGGGGTGGTGCCGGCGGACATGCTCCATGACCGTGCTGATGTCGCCGAGCCTCGCCTGGGCGTAGTCGAACACGACCAGGCAGGAGAAGCCCGCGACGAGAGCGGTGGAGAGATGCTCCAGCCACCGCTCCGGTCGCCGGGAGTCGCCGAGGAACGCCTCTCCCGCGAATCCGGCTGTCCAGCCGGTGGCGCGCAGCCGGCGGCACAGTTCGGCGGCCAGTCGGGTCTTGCCCGAGCCGCCCGGCGCGTACAGCAGACGCAACAGCTGCTCGTCCGTCTCGTAGCACCAGTTCGTCAGCTCACCGAGCTCCGGCCGGTCCACGAACGGCATCGCCCCGTGTGCCAGCATCCGCGCCGGTGTGGTGCCGACCCCACGCACCGGACCGCCGGGGTCGGGAGCGAAAAGCTTCGCCTGGCACCCCTCACGGTCACCGACGAGGTCGAACCAGAGCGTTCCGGGCCGGTGCGCGGCATGGTTGCGCCGCAGCAGTCCCGGCGTGCACTCCTCCACGGCGTCCACGGGAATCAGCCAGCCGCCCGACACTCCCCTCTCGTCCCGGGTCGCCTTGAGCACCCCGCACACCCGCCCCGTCGCCGTGTCGAGCACGGGACCACCGCTGAATCCCGGTACGACCTGATCCCACTGGAGCCGTACGAAGCGCCCGCTCCGGCCCGCGACGGTGAGCCGCAGGGTGTCGGGCTGGACTCCCGGCTCCAGGGTGTCGTCACTGAATCCGTGAACGGACACGGAGGCCCCCTGGGCCGGCCCCCTGGCACCGAGCCACACCCCGCCGAGGTCCTCGGCGGGGTCGGTCAGCCGGACCTCGGCGAGATCCGGGAAGCCGTAGATGTCTCCCCTCCCTCTCTCCTCGGGCATGAGACGCACCACCTCGATCGCGACGTCCCGCCCGCCGACGGTGGCCGCGAGGCCGCTCCCGTCACGTCCGGCGACCACGTGCGCGCAGGTGAGGAGGGTGTCGGGTGACACCAGGAAGCCGGTCCCGCAGAACTCGTCCCCGTCCATGATGGCCACGGCGTTCCGCTCGGTCAGTTCGCTCAGCCGTTCCAGTGCCTCGTCGCCGGGACCCTTGCGTGTCGTCATCCATCTCCCCCGAGCGCGGACTCGCACCACGACGCCCCGTCAGTTGACGTCTCCGGCCGATTCTGCCGGTGTGTCGGCCACGGCACGACCGTGTTCCTCACATACGCGTTCCTCGTATACGCGCGCTCCCCTTCGCCGCCGGACCCCGCCGTCCCGTGGGCCGCCGGGCGGCCGGTGTGGCAGAGTCGTGCCGGTGGATGAGCTGCGACCGCACGATCCGGCGCGCATAGGCGCGTGGCAGATTCTCGCCCGGCTCGGCGCGGGGGGTATGGGACAGGTCTACCTGGGCCGTTCGCCCGGCGGGCGGCTGGTGGCCGTGAAGGTGATCCGGGACGAGATCAGTGACCATCCGGAGTCGATGGCCCGCTTCCGGCGCGAGGCGGCGACCATGGAGGCCGTACGCAGCCCGTACTCCGCCCAGTTGATCGAGGCGTCGCTGGACGCGCCGCCGTACTGGCTGGCCACCGAGTACGTGCCGGGGCCCACGCTGCGGGAGGCCGTGCGCGTGAGCGGGCCCTTCCCGGCGGAGAGCGCCCTGCGGCTGTTCGCCGCGCTCGCCGAGGGGCTGGCCACGGTGCATGTGCACGGGGTGACGCACCGGGACCTGAAGCCGCAGAACGTGATCCTCGCGCCGCAGGGACCGCAGTTGATCGATTTCGGTATCGCCCGGGGGCTGGAGTGGACGGCCCTCACCCAGGCCGGGACGGCGCCGGGGACGCCCGGTTACGCCGCGCCGGAGGTCCTCATGCGCAACGAGGTCGGCCCGGCCGCCGACGTCTTCGCGCTCGGGGCGACGATCGCCGCCGCCGCGACGGGCCGGCCGCCGTACGGCGGCGGGGACGCCTCCGTGGTGAGCTACCGCACCGTGCACGAGGACATCGACCTGACGGGCGTACGGGACGACCTGGCCGCGCTGATCCGGCGCTGTGTCGCCAAGAACCCGGCGGAGCGGCCCGCGTTGGCGGCCGTGATCGCCGACTGCGCGGTGGACTCGGCGCTGACGGCCGACGCGCACTACCGCGAGGTGGCGCGTGACACCGATCCCGTACCGGGGCGCGGGCCGGTGCATCCGTCGGCCGGGGCCGGTGACCCGGACCGCCCCGGGACCACCCCGTACGCCGTGCCGGACCGGCAGCCGGCCACCTCCGTACCCCGCCGGTCCCGCCGGGGCGCGCTCGTGGCGTGCGCGGTGGCGGCGCTTCTCGTGCCCGTGGCGCTGTGGCAGTTCACCGACCCCGGCGACGACGATTCGGAGCCCGGGGCGGGCCCCGTCACCGGGTCCACGGTGTCCGGGACCGCCACGCCGCGACCCACCGCCGAGGACACAGAGGACAGCGAGAAGGACAAGGCCGACGAGGAAAAACCGGCGGGGCCGCCGGACCACCTTCTGAACGGCGGTGTCACGGAGGAGCGCTGGGCCCTGTCGGACGATTCGTACGAGTCGTCCCACGGAATCGGCCGCTGCGATCCGACGAGCATCGCCGGCTTCGGGTCACCGAACTTCCAGTCGTCCGTGTCGCACACCACCGGCTCGGGCACCGCGTCGATGTCCGTGCGCCCCGAGGGCACCGGAAGCGGGAAGCGTCCCGCGCCGTACTACGTGTCCGTAGGGGTACGCCCGCCGCACGAGACCGACCGCACGACCGGCCGCCCGCTCAGCTCGAAGAGCAAGGGCATCGGTTTCACCAGCAAACCGGTCGACCTGTACTCGCGGTGGTCC
Above is a window of Streptomyces sp. NBC_01498 DNA encoding:
- a CDS encoding saccharopine dehydrogenase family protein, which produces MRVLLVGAGGVGTAVTRIAARRDFLTHMTVADYDLSRAEAAVTALGEHGGRFGARRLDASDEEAVRRALVEERCDVLLNATDPRFVMPLFRAALAAGTHYLDMAMSLSSPHGTHPYEHCGVKLGDGQFELAGEWEESGRLALVGMGVEPGLSDVFARYAADELFDEIEEIGIRDGADLTVEGYDFAPSFSIWTTIEECLNPPVVYEKERGWFTTAPFSEPEVFDFPEGIGPVECVNVEHEEVLLIPRWVDARRVTFKYGLGDDFIAKLKVLHELGLDSTTEVTVPGRGGGPVQVSPRDVVAACLPDPATLGDRMTGKTCAGTWVKGVKDGAAREVYLYHVVDNQWSMREYGSQAVVWQTAINPVVALELIAGGVWTGSGVLGPEALPPRPFLDLLTAYGSPWGLREEN
- a CDS encoding alpha-1,2-mannosidase, with product MDPVRADFGVRPAVLSNALVRHHRCAIAPSYVVVAAGGFLKVDFAVPDGDAPAEAVLRVSVLGAAAPTDLTLNGEPLVKSFRLPAGEVAGAVREYAFTVPGAALRPGANVLEIRNTDEDDDGVLRLGTVTLGSADSDGRAGHRSGDRSGEGGGAGERSAWTFATERRSPGADAWRAGPDLVFHLDRSESRLGADGREPVSGLAWRETTGAEASLAFRSDMSGFHGHFRSADGSVGELRGTLAGQLPPAGSAGGVGGMRADVRHFTTEEAHDSVWAPAGRLRLALDSGGDPVERVTWSDRRGGTTSLSLLAAGPGPGPAAGEGRDITHRVSRVWASDEFTMFGEVADNLLRDGDKWLAHERTPDLHFTFDGPVTVTGYRLTSGNDCPDRDPSGWVLEGSSDGREWTRLDVREREVFPGRHRTEEFGLTEPSARSHYRLRITANGGADETQLSRVSFLDGGDTSPDPDACAFDFVGHRQDPGGEPVGYRGTRIPAPVSGAEETGDGEEEGRLLAGNFSDTARSLQDAARLLTQLTRYLRH
- a CDS encoding LLM class flavin-dependent oxidoreductase; translation: MRFSINIPNFGDFADPRNVRTVAVAAEQAGWDGLFVWDHVVHRYHQGRPFADPWMLLTAAALSTSRIRLGTLLTPVPRYLPQQLARQVATLDHLSGGRAVFGAGLGGPVEDEYGSFGDSTEPRLLAERLDEGLDLLARFWTGGPVDHRGRHYEVRDVTLLPASAQRPRPPVWIGGFWPRRPPMRRAARWDGAAPLFETARHGQVPDVTEVRELVVYVREHRPTEGPHPFEFVVGGVTPPDVSRARDIIGPLRDAGATWWDERQLQTGPDLDRLDPVLRRVEAGPPVI
- a CDS encoding CU044_2847 family protein, which encodes MSDAVQAVMPDGTPVWVKVNDEERRPRDTGAGDRLSRSLGDLPKTLEAVTESVSLGLRQAAPDEVTLEFGIEIAVKSGQLVSVVTAAEGKATLKVTVTWRKGEPAVTTLTETAGEASAPG
- a CDS encoding NUDIX hydrolase — its product is MESESPRGSEPPVEGESPGYADPPPIRRQRAVEVFGNRFGTLFNDEVVAPSGERGRYLRWRWSHGGVVIVPVRRGGFAFVPTYRYPIGQVSLEFPRGGCEAGEDPAVAAVRELREETGFDCAPSDLRSLGVIHAETGLIESAVHVFAAEIHPAGPADAPAVAEPEGMESVTRPVWVSRTEMAKWLRNGDVSCGVTLAALALALADSSAPGLGPVG
- a CDS encoding serine protease, with the protein product MTTRKGPGDEALERLSELTERNAVAIMDGDEFCGTGFLVSPDTLLTCAHVVAGRDGSGLAATVGGRDVAIEVVRLMPEERGRGDIYGFPDLAEVRLTDPAEDLGGVWLGARGPAQGASVSVHGFSDDTLEPGVQPDTLRLTVAGRSGRFVRLQWDQVVPGFSGGPVLDTATGRVCGVLKATRDERGVSGGWLIPVDAVEECTPGLLRRNHAAHRPGTLWFDLVGDREGCQAKLFAPDPGGPVRGVGTTPARMLAHGAMPFVDRPELGELTNWCYETDEQLLRLLYAPGGSGKTRLAAELCRRLRATGWTAGFAGEAFLGDSRRPERWLEHLSTALVAGFSCLVVFDYAQARLGDISTVMEHVRRHHPGATLRVLLLARSEEPLWRALREEFRNKHIDDWALRGASSRSLPRTLSTDPATLVTEAFGEFARLLDCSWVPMPPSLVDGAGRQDSILTMLASALDAVLTLRRREEWKESDDPLADIVVHEIKGWFMVLADSIGTSGALAGSTGERVADGLLLVPTLARRRDRPELTALLTSVRGRAFPDQPPVNAIAVQACLRTLYPAEEADHVAPLEPDRLGEILVRRVLAEPQSSGDNVGYLGAVLDASPLRDEQTRTRAVLDTLDVLARARGCTTVGRVADHPAHAVLDRALARLVKGDPRALVPALVTVGARVPHAEPLADLLEPVLQECDTDLLLLVEPRLPGYPSGLSSLSALVLGRLLRIPDAGSGDDDRLVRLRRLRGYSLRLEESGRRDDALPAADEAVVLSRDLVRRSARYQSHYAAALHNLSLLKHRSGDTESALGLSVEAVALYRQAVESDPAVRHRSLMDTAGALGLLALLRLGDDQVNGAARDAAEAVVLCGQVPQGALDHDVYLSCLGVLSACRHRTGLTEEALDSSAQAVEHLEALVGLRPGRYLAGLPDTLQRHGVGLIRAGRFGEAYRALSRAATERAALPVRQTPHLRVQQREVLDVLLQFSTEFDDFAHERSSWAQMRAELDDRAS
- a CDS encoding protein kinase domain-containing protein encodes the protein MDELRPHDPARIGAWQILARLGAGGMGQVYLGRSPGGRLVAVKVIRDEISDHPESMARFRREAATMEAVRSPYSAQLIEASLDAPPYWLATEYVPGPTLREAVRVSGPFPAESALRLFAALAEGLATVHVHGVTHRDLKPQNVILAPQGPQLIDFGIARGLEWTALTQAGTAPGTPGYAAPEVLMRNEVGPAADVFALGATIAAAATGRPPYGGGDASVVSYRTVHEDIDLTGVRDDLAALIRRCVAKNPAERPALAAVIADCAVDSALTADAHYREVARDTDPVPGRGPVHPSAGAGDPDRPGTTPYAVPDRQPATSVPRRSRRGALVACAVAALLVPVALWQFTDPGDDDSEPGAGPVTGSTVSGTATPRPTAEDTEDSEKDKADEEKPAGPPDHLLNGGVTEERWALSDDSYESSHGIGRCDPTSIAGFGSPNFQSSVSHTTGSGTASMSVRPEGTGSGKRPAPYYVSVGVRPPHETDRTTGRPLSSKSKGIGFTSKPVDLYSRWSKGGSLTFRYPDDFRAHFGSRTVDAIPVSADRGDWTVVIYHVEGGPTEFRTISCSGFHA